In Exiguobacterium acetylicum, the genomic stretch TGACCATATTCGTATCCAAATGCCGTCACGTCGACGTCGTGGTGACGTACTTCTGTTGAGACGACGACATCCCCGACCGTTAAGCCTTCCTTGAATCCACCTGCTGAGCCCGTATTGATGACAGCACTTGGTTTATAGTGATCCAGCAATAGTGTCGTCCCGATCGCAGCGTTCACTTTCCCGATTCCTGACTTCAAGATAACGACAGGGACACTATTTAAAAGCCCTTCATAAAAATGATAGTTTGCGATGACTGTATCTTTACGTTCTGATAACTCATTACGCAATAAGTTGACTTCCTCTTCCATTGCGCCGATGATTGCGATTGGCATGGTACATTCCTCCATCAAACAGAAAGCCGGATTGCTCCGGCTCCTGTGTTCTTTATTTAATCGATGTAATTTTTACTGCGTATTCGCCGCCTGGTGCTGGTACAGAGACTTGATCTCCGACTTGGTGCCCCATTAAACTTTTCGCGATTGGTGATTCGTTTGAGATTTTACCCGTGAACGGATCTGCTTCGGCACTACCGACGATCGTGTACGTATCTTCTTCGTTATCTTCGACACTTAAGAAAGTGACCGTCGTTCCAATACCAACGACCGAGATATCCTTCTCTTCTTCTGAGATGATGGCAACATTACGAAGCATCTCTTCAAGTTGAGCGATCCGGCCTTCGACCATCGCTTGCTCTTCTTTTGCTGAATCGTACTCAGCGTTCTCTGAAAGGTCACCGAACGAACGGGCGATTTTGATGTTCTCGACGACTTCTTTCCGGCGGACTGACTTCAATTCATTCAATTCATTTTCAATGTTCGCTTTACCTTCAAGCGTCATGTAGTATTGCTTTTCTGCCATTTTTGTCACGCTCCTTTTTATTCCACTAGTATAGTATATTCACATCTTTTTTGGAATCAATATCCTCTTTGATCGAGTGCTGAACGATAATCAAGAATCGCTCGAATCTTCGTCACAAGTAAATCGATCGCGACATGATTCTCGCCGCCTTCCGGTACGATGATGTCCGCATACCGTTTTGTTGGTTCACAGAACTGCAGATGCATCGGACGAACGACATTCGTGTACTGCTCAACAACTGAGTCGATCGAACGTCCACGTTCGTTGATATCGCGTTGCATCCGACGCAGAATGCGAACGTCCGCATCCGTATCGACGAACACCTTGATATCCATTAGTTCCCGTAACCGTTCGTCTTCAAGCGCTAAAATTCCTTCTACGATGATGACATCGCGTGGTTCGAGACGAATCGTTTCTTGTGCCCGCGTGTGGGCGACATAGTCATATACCGGTTTTTCAACGGCAATGTTCTCACGGAGCGACTGAATGTGCTCAATCAATAGACCATTATCAAAAGCGAACGGGTGATCATAGTTTGTCTGATACCGCTCCTCCATTGATAAATCACTTTGATCTTTATAATACGCGTCCTGCTCAATCATGACGATTGATTCACTTGGGAACGCATCGACGAGTGAACGTGCCACCGTCGTCTTCCCTGAACCCGTTCCGCCCGCTACACCAATTACTACCGGTTTTTGCATGTCTTTCGTTCCTCCATCATTTCGACTTTTTCCGACTGACGGATACACCGTCACCGAGCGGAAAAATCGTCGTATCGTATTGTTCTTGTTCCATCATCCAGACCGTGAATTCCTTGACGAGACGCACGAGTCGACGTCTTCTTCGATCGAATGTCTTCGGATCAGACTCGAGGACATCTCCGTGTAAGAAGAGATTATCCGTATAGAGCACGCCGCCCTCAGGAATGAGTCGCCCATATCCTGCAAAGAATTTTTTATACTGTCCTTTAGCTGCATCAATGAAGACCGCATCGAACTGGTCTTCAAGCGTTTCGGCTAATTCTACTGCATCACCAAAAATGATGTCAATCCGGTCCGCCACATCTGACCGGGCGATGAAGGTTTTTGCTTCTTCATACCGCTTTGCATTCCGTTCAATCGTCGTAATGCGCGCATCCGGTAGCGCTCGGGCCATCCGAATCGCACTATATCCGATTGCGGTTCCGACTTCTAGAATACGCTTCGGTTGTTGTAATCGCAGGAGCGATAACAAGACTTCGGAACCTGTCAGTTCGATGATTGGTATATGATGTTCTTCCGCATAACGCTCCATTTCTTCTAACAGAGCATCTCGAGGATGAATCATTGATTCGACATAGGTCGTGAAATCATTCACGCCATTCACTCCCTCTTCCGCATAAACAGGTTGACTTGAAGCGAACTTCCCGCTTCAACCCAACCCGTTGCTCATTGCTCTTTACTCGCTTCGTATTCCACCCATTCCGGCTTATACTTAACGACGTTTCGTTGATGTTCTTCATATGTCTCTTCGTATAGAATCTGTCCTCGTGGATGTTTATCACTTGGTGGACGGGCGAAGAAATAGACATATTTCGTTTTATTCGGATTTAACACGGCAAGTACCGAATCCTTACTGACCGTTGAAATCGGACCAATCGGAATCCCTTCGTACTTGTACGTATTGTACTTCGAATTGTTCTCGAGGTCCTTCAGCGTCGTTAAAGCTGTATTTTCACCTGTGCCATACCAAACCGTTGGATCCGACTGTAACTTCATGCCGTCATCCAATCGATTTTTGAAGACACCAGCGATTTCACGACGATCATCTGGTGTAGCCGCTTCACGCTCGACCATGGAACCGAGACTGAGTACTTCATGGAAGGTCATGCCTGATTTTTGAATGGCATCCACATTCTCATCGTAGACTTTTTCTGTTTCATCAAGCATCGTCTCGACGATTTGATCAATGCTTTTTCCTTTATCAAATTCATACGTTGCTGGGAAGAGGTAACCTTCAAGTGCATACAGGACACCATTCTTCTTCACTTCATCCGTCAACATCGGATATTTTTCAATCATGCTGTCGATGAATGTCGCATCCGTCAATTCTTCACGGATCGTCTCTTCCTTGAAGTTCGTCGCTTTTGCGATCAAAGCAATTTGACGATCCATCGTGATGCCTTCAGGTAACGTGATTTTCACATCCGCTGCCTTCATGACCGTTCCCGTTTTCAATTCATTGATGATTTCATCCGGGGACATGGCTTGTGACAGTGTATACGTACCCGCTTGGAATGACGATTCATTCTTATAGCGGACGTAGTAACGGAAAATCGTCTCATTTGCGATTAAGTCTTTTTCCTTTAGTAAAGAAGCAATCGAACTCGTCCCTGCTCCTAAAGGAATTTCGACTTTGACAGATTTCGTCGCTGTTTCATCGACTGGTTCAAGCGCATTTTTCAAAAAGACATAGACGACCGCACTGGCAACTAGAAAAATCGTCAACAATACAGAAAGGATGATTAGCGTAATCCGGCGTGATGTCCGGCGTCGCCTTTTTTCGATTTCAGCATTTTGCTTCCATTCGTTCTCCATCGGTTCCTCCTTCTTCTCTTAAAACAAGGTGACATCGTAAGAGATAGTCTCTTACGACGTCACCTGTCATGAGTCGGGTTAGTCTAACTGGTCTTCGAGCGTGTTAAAGACTTCTTCGATTTCATCCCAAGTCGCTGTATCGTCTTCATCGATTGGTACGAGGTTGAAGTCGTTATCTCCATCACCGTATTCGTCGAGTTCGTAAACGAAGATGTCGACTTCTTCTGCTTCGTCATAGTCTGCTCCGATTGGCTCGAGGAAGATGTATGTCTTGCTCGAACGTGGGCTTTCATAACGCAGACGTTCTACGAATTCGAAATCATTTCCTTCGCCGTCCGGAATTACGTAACGTGTTGGTTCATTCTGTTGCATCAGTGATCCGCTCCTTTAACGCAAGCTCGAGTTCATCCCAAGTTTGCTCATCATTTTCATCGATCAGGCTCAATTCGAAATCATCTTCGCCTTCTCCATATTCATCGATCTCACAGATGATCAAATCATCTGCTCCTTCGTCAGGGTTACCGATCATTTCAAGAAACAGATAGGTTTTTCCTGTACGTTCACTCGAGTAACGGTACCATTCTTCGAAAAGATGTTCGCCGCCCTCTTCATCTGGAAAGAGATACTGACGTTTTTCTTCAGCCATCGGTTTCTCCCCCTTCATCGGTTCGTCCGATCCAAGTACGATTGCAGGATCATGACGGCAGCCATCTTATCGATGACTTGTTTACGCTTTTTACGGCTGACATCGGCATCGATCAGCATCCGTTCTGCTTGCATCGTCGTCAACCGTTCATCCATGAAGACGACTTCAAGCCCGGTATGCTGTTCGATTTCCTTCGCAAAAGCTTCACTTGCTTCTGCGCGGGGACCGATGGAACCGTTCATGTTTTTCGGAAGACCAATGACTAGGATTTCGACATTGTATGTCTTCATGATGACATCGAGCCGTTTGAAGGCTTCTGGGTAATCCGGTTCCGTCCACTTGACCGTCTCGACGCCTTGCGCCGTCCAGCCCATCAAGTCACTGACCGCTACCCCGATCGTCTTCGAACCGACATCTAGTCCCATTGCACGTTTCATTTTGAATTTCCACTCTCCGCCAAATAAGATTTCACGAGTTCTTCGAGCAATTCGTCGCGTTCAATCTTACGAATTAAGTTACGTGCGTCATTATGACGAGGAATGTAAGCAGGATCTCCCGAAAGGAGATAGCCGACGATTTGGTTGATCGGATGATATCCTTTTTCTTCTAAAGCATGATAGACCGTCAACAACACATCACGTGTCGCTGCTTTGTTATCGTCTTCCGGAAAGTTGAATTTCATCGTTTGATCCATCTGACTCACGTTCATCACCTCTTTCATATACACTACGTTTCTATTATGCCAGTGATTGCACGTATTGTGAAGCGTACGCGAGTGCTTCTTCTAATTTCGACGCATCTTTTCCACCAGCTTGAGCCATGTCAGGGCGACCGCCACCGCCACCACCGCAGCGTGTTGCGACTTCCTTGATCAATTTACCAGCATGATAGCCTTGGTCGATTAAATCTTTTGAGACGCTTGCAACGAGATTGACTTTCTCCCCTTGCGCACTACCGAGTACGATGATTGCTGATCCGAGTGAGCTCTTCAACTCGTCCATCATACCGCGAAGGGCGTCCATATCTGAGACGTCGACACGTTTCGCAAGCACACGCACACCGTTGATTTCTTCGACATCGTCCTTGAGCGAAGCAGCTTCGATGTTCGCGAGTTTTGCTTGCAACGATTCGTTTGCCCGTTCCGTCTCACGGAGCTGTTGTTGCAGTGCTTCGATGCGGAC encodes the following:
- the greA gene encoding transcription elongation factor GreA, with the protein product MAEKQYYMTLEGKANIENELNELKSVRRKEVVENIKIARSFGDLSENAEYDSAKEEQAMVEGRIAQLEEMLRNVAIISEEEKDISVVGIGTTVTFLSVEDNEEDTYTIVGSAEADPFTGKISNESPIAKSLMGHQVGDQVSVPAPGGEYAVKITSIK
- the udk gene encoding uridine kinase, whose translation is MQKPVVIGVAGGTGSGKTTVARSLVDAFPSESIVMIEQDAYYKDQSDLSMEERYQTNYDHPFAFDNGLLIEHIQSLRENIAVEKPVYDYVAHTRAQETIRLEPRDVIIVEGILALEDERLRELMDIKVFVDTDADVRILRRMQRDINERGRSIDSVVEQYTNVVRPMHLQFCEPTKRYADIIVPEGGENHVAIDLLVTKIRAILDYRSALDQRGY
- a CDS encoding O-methyltransferase, with the protein product MNDFTTYVESMIHPRDALLEEMERYAEEHHIPIIELTGSEVLLSLLRLQQPKRILEVGTAIGYSAIRMARALPDARITTIERNAKRYEEAKTFIARSDVADRIDIIFGDAVELAETLEDQFDAVFIDAAKGQYKKFFAGYGRLIPEGGVLYTDNLFLHGDVLESDPKTFDRRRRRLVRLVKEFTVWMMEQEQYDTTIFPLGDGVSVSRKKSK
- the mltG gene encoding endolytic transglycosylase MltG, with the translated sequence MENEWKQNAEIEKRRRRTSRRITLIILSVLLTIFLVASAVVYVFLKNALEPVDETATKSVKVEIPLGAGTSSIASLLKEKDLIANETIFRYYVRYKNESSFQAGTYTLSQAMSPDEIINELKTGTVMKAADVKITLPEGITMDRQIALIAKATNFKEETIREELTDATFIDSMIEKYPMLTDEVKKNGVLYALEGYLFPATYEFDKGKSIDQIVETMLDETEKVYDENVDAIQKSGMTFHEVLSLGSMVEREAATPDDRREIAGVFKNRLDDGMKLQSDPTVWYGTGENTALTTLKDLENNSKYNTYKYEGIPIGPISTVSKDSVLAVLNPNKTKYVYFFARPPSDKHPRGQILYEETYEEHQRNVVKYKPEWVEYEASKEQ
- a CDS encoding DUF1292 domain-containing protein; translated protein: MQQNEPTRYVIPDGEGNDFEFVERLRYESPRSSKTYIFLEPIGADYDEAEEVDIFVYELDEYGDGDNDFNLVPIDEDDTATWDEIEEVFNTLEDQLD
- a CDS encoding DUF1292 domain-containing protein, whose translation is MAEEKRQYLFPDEEGGEHLFEEWYRYSSERTGKTYLFLEMIGNPDEGADDLIICEIDEYGEGEDDFELSLIDENDEQTWDELELALKERITDATE
- the ruvX gene encoding Holliday junction resolvase RuvX, with the translated sequence MKRAMGLDVGSKTIGVAVSDLMGWTAQGVETVKWTEPDYPEAFKRLDVIMKTYNVEILVIGLPKNMNGSIGPRAEASEAFAKEIEQHTGLEVVFMDERLTTMQAERMLIDADVSRKKRKQVIDKMAAVMILQSYLDRTNR
- a CDS encoding IreB family regulatory phosphoprotein → MSQMDQTMKFNFPEDDNKAATRDVLLTVYHALEEKGYHPINQIVGYLLSGDPAYIPRHNDARNLIRKIERDELLEELVKSYLAESGNSK